One Lycium barbarum isolate Lr01 chromosome 5, ASM1917538v2, whole genome shotgun sequence genomic window carries:
- the LOC132642160 gene encoding transcription factor bHLH55-like, producing MDDNYLWEIFTNKQNISEDHGDHHHQLLQIPNFQLNGFFQQTQIHNQDLISDPHVSSPIITPQFQTSCDQLCKFLPVKRSTSIITPQFQTSCDRLYKSSVSTSTSIIAPNHQFPTSCDQLYKSSVSTSTSIIAPDQFQTSCDRLYKSSVNSRSSNLDDDNKKGLRSDESNELKKVVHRNVERQRRQEMANLVASLRSLIPFEFIKGERSISDHMQVAVNYIKQCQKNIEELDNRRKRIKNISLDDQNKSSTNYVHNHNSNNCVTVNKCEDGMEILINVNNGHKEEIFSLSKVLRWLLEEGLNVVSCVNSKHDEWTLIRIQCRVSDISSGLTAAGLQKKLTDVINYHKEGDGFRV from the exons ATGGATGATAATTATCTTTGGGAGATCTTCACTAATAAACAAAATATTAGTGAAGATCATGGAGATCATCACCACCAGCTACTTCAGATTCCTAATTTCCAATTAAATGGATTTTTCCAACAAACTCAAATCCATAATCAAGATTTGATAAGTGATCCTCATGTTTCTTCGCCAATTATTACGCCTCAGTTCCAAACAAGTTGTGATCAGCTATGTAAATTTTTACCAGTCAAGAGAAGTACTTCAATTATTACACCTCAGTTCCAAACAAGTTGTGATCGGCTATATAAATCTTCAGTCAGCACAAGTACTTCAATTATTGCGCCTAACCATCAGTTTCCAACAAGTTGTGATCAGCTATATAAATCTTCAGTCAGCACAAGTACTTCAATTATTGCGCCTGATCAGTTTCAAACAAGTTGTGATAGGCTATATAAATCTTCTGTCAATAGTAGAAGTAGTAATCTTGATGATGATAATAAGAAGGGGCTAAGAAGTGATGAATCAAATGAGCTCAAGAAAGTTGTGCATAGAAATGTTGAAAGGCAAAGAAGGCAAGAAATGGCAAATCTTGTTGCTTCTCTAAGATCTCTAATTCCATTTGAGTTCATCAAG GGTGAACGGTCAATATCAGATCACATGCAAGTAGCTGTGAATTATATAAAGCAATGTCAGAAGAATATAGAAGAGTTGGATAATAGAAGAAAAAGGATCAAAAATATTTCATTGGATGATCAAAATAAAAGTTCAACAAATTATGTGCACAATCATAATAGTAATAATTGTGTCACAGTGAACAAATGTGAAGATGGCATGGAGATTTTGATTAATGTCAATAATGGCCATAAAGAGGAAATATTTTCATTGTCCAAAGTGCTGAGATGGCTACTTGAAGAAGGGCTAAATGTGGTTAGTTGTGTTAATTCCAAACATGATGAATGGACTTTGATCAGGATCCAATGTCGG GTAAGTGATATATCATCAGGTCTTACTGCAGCTGGGCTGCAAAAGAAACTGACTGATGTGATTAATTATCACAAAGAAGGAGATGGATTCAGAGTTTAA
- the LOC132642111 gene encoding transcription factor bHLH120-like, with amino-acid sequence MESLWEIFNFSEIQDCDHQELQIPSTPCQIPHQDLVKRTSQIPTIAPAEAIVADFAPINFEPSNILSLERNYTNKKKRSRRLPSDPNRSDEVQMKDQNKLIKRIAHRDIERQRRQEMANLYASLRSHLPLQYIKGKRSVSEHMEQALNYIQHLKNNIEELETRRDKMKILDNSFNEDNENIGEKCKLAEYVKVNKCEDGVEILIKNKFAKEGLQLSRVLEELMKRKLNVVTCVSTKVDETILHKIQVEVTGFTCMDVSSLEQKLAELLMLNLS; translated from the exons ATGGAATCTCTATGGGAAATCTTCAATTTTAGTGAAATCCAAGATTGTGATCATCAAGAACTTCAAATCCCCTCTACTCCATGTCAAATACCCCATCAAGATCTGGTCAAAAGGACGTCTCAAATACCGACAATAGCTCCTGCTGAAGCAATTGTAGCAGATTTTGCACCCATTAATTTTGAACCTTCTAACATCTTGAGTTTAGAAAGAAATTATACTAATAAAAAGAAAAGATCAAGAAGATTACCAAGTGATCCAAATAGAAGTGATGAAGTACAAATGAAGGATCAAAACAAGCTCATCAAAAGGATTGCACATAGAGATATTGAAAGACAAAGGAGGCAAGAAATGGCTAATCTTTATGCTTCTCTTAGATCACATCTTCCACTTCAATATATCAAG GGAAAGCGTTCAGTATCAGAACATATGGAACAAGCTTTGAATTACATCCAACACCTCAAGAATAATATCGAAGAATTGGAAACAAGAAGAGATAAGATGAAAATTTTGGACAATTCTTTCAATGAGGATAATGAAAACATAGGCGAAAAATGCAAATTGGCAGAATATGTGAAAGTGAACAAATGTGAAGATGGTGTGGAGATTTTGATAAAAAACAAGTTTGCAAAAGAAGGGCTTCAACTTTCAAGAGTGCTtgaagaactcatgaagagaaaatTAAATGTTGTTACATGTGTTTCTACTAAAGTAGATGAAACAATTCTCCACAAAATTCAAGTTGAG GTCACTGGCTTTACATGCATGGATGtatcttcacttgaacaaaagcTAGCTGAGTTATTGATGCTTAACTTGTCTTAA